In Chitinispirillales bacterium ANBcel5, a genomic segment contains:
- a CDS encoding L-threonylcarbamoyladenylate synthase — MTDEIIRAAKILKQGGLVAFPTETVYGLGACGFDKNAVARIFEVKKRPHFDPLILHIDDTKWLEKIASHVPSKARELTETFWPGPLTIVLPKLPVVPDIVTAGLPSTAVRMPANDIALGLIKKACCPIAAPSANTFGRISPTRAVHVKEQLGKNIETIIDGGPCSVGIESTIVSFTTNTPMLLRPGGLEKEEIEKIIGPLIVPQKEKLSSLSPGRCEQHYSPVTPLLLCTSTEEISKEQKSGLLSFTPIDREKVPSNVVSTEILSSKGDLREAACNLFAAMRRLDSLGLDIIYALPIPSTGLGMAINDRLSRASAKRAAQKLNA, encoded by the coding sequence ATGACAGATGAAATCATTAGAGCTGCAAAAATTCTTAAACAGGGAGGACTGGTTGCCTTTCCTACCGAAACAGTTTATGGCCTTGGTGCCTGTGGTTTTGATAAAAACGCTGTAGCCCGGATTTTTGAGGTTAAAAAACGTCCCCATTTTGATCCCTTGATACTGCACATAGATGATACCAAATGGTTGGAAAAAATAGCCTCTCACGTACCTTCTAAAGCCCGGGAGCTTACCGAAACTTTCTGGCCCGGTCCCTTAACTATTGTACTTCCAAAGTTGCCGGTTGTGCCAGATATTGTAACCGCTGGTCTGCCCAGCACTGCTGTACGTATGCCCGCCAATGATATCGCACTTGGACTTATAAAAAAAGCTTGCTGTCCGATTGCCGCCCCAAGTGCAAATACTTTTGGACGTATCAGCCCAACCCGGGCAGTTCATGTGAAGGAGCAGCTTGGAAAGAATATAGAAACAATCATTGATGGTGGTCCCTGCAGCGTTGGGATAGAGTCGACGATAGTATCTTTTACCACCAATACACCAATGCTGTTAAGACCGGGTGGGCTGGAAAAAGAGGAGATTGAAAAGATTATTGGACCACTAATCGTACCTCAAAAGGAAAAACTTTCAAGTTTATCACCAGGAAGATGTGAGCAACATTACTCCCCTGTTACTCCCTTGCTACTCTGTACCAGCACAGAGGAAATTTCAAAAGAGCAAAAAAGTGGACTACTCTCATTTACCCCGATCGATAGAGAAAAAGTCCCTTCAAATGTTGTATCCACTGAGATACTCTCTTCTAAAGGAGATCTCAGAGAAGCTGCGTGTAATCTTTTTGCGGCTATGAGGAGGCTCGACTCTCTTGGGCTCGATATAATCTATGCACTGCCCATTCCATCCACGGGCTTGGGGATGGCCATAAATGACAGACTTTCACGCGCCTCTGCTAAAAGAGCAGCACAAAAACTAAACGCCTAA
- a CDS encoding tetratricopeptide repeat protein, which produces MSNTLYPDRKNLEKHYKKMFPTYSSVLEDFQRNIKDNLKELDVHLTVKYRVKAFESYYKKLLSRMVDEKRTGELIPIQDIIGIRIVCPFLENLQEIVDVLNNRYTLEEVERKGAQHTFKEFGYNSIHLLIQIPAHITERYPQLESGICEIQIRTFLQDAWAEVEHELIYKAHITPLDEPLRRKLAALNANLTLSDIIFQEIRDYQRQLHTELEKRRYSFLCQLEGQKPGLAPLVQKECKEKELKAEPVLSGNKDQLLLEALFAHNRKDFASAIAIYSRILDHQIDPPLKAIVLVHRGMAYFSESKYTSALNDFRAATKCEPTNSRAFYHLGIANRIQNKNAEAIDSLKTSIDLNPYDFRALLALAMTYYEVGDYVAALEHCDKALRIDPQSKQGNDFKSLVISKMNM; this is translated from the coding sequence ATGTCAAATACACTGTATCCTGATCGCAAAAATCTCGAAAAGCATTACAAAAAGATGTTTCCAACCTATTCCTCTGTGCTTGAGGATTTTCAAAGAAACATCAAGGATAATTTAAAGGAGTTGGATGTTCATCTTACGGTTAAATACCGGGTGAAGGCTTTTGAGAGTTATTATAAAAAATTACTCAGCAGAATGGTTGATGAGAAGCGTACAGGAGAACTCATTCCTATTCAGGATATAATCGGAATCAGGATAGTATGCCCGTTTTTAGAAAATCTACAGGAGATTGTAGATGTGTTGAATAACCGCTACACACTTGAAGAGGTGGAACGAAAGGGGGCACAACACACATTTAAGGAGTTTGGCTATAATTCGATTCACCTGCTTATTCAGATACCGGCTCATATCACAGAACGGTATCCACAGCTTGAGAGCGGGATTTGTGAAATTCAGATTCGTACCTTTCTTCAGGATGCCTGGGCGGAGGTTGAGCATGAACTGATATACAAAGCACATATTACTCCACTGGATGAGCCTTTAAGGAGAAAACTGGCTGCACTTAACGCTAATCTGACACTTTCGGATATCATTTTTCAGGAAATACGTGACTACCAGCGCCAGCTTCATACAGAACTTGAGAAACGCAGGTATTCATTTTTGTGTCAACTGGAGGGACAGAAGCCCGGACTTGCACCGTTGGTTCAAAAAGAGTGCAAGGAAAAGGAGTTAAAAGCAGAACCAGTATTATCGGGAAATAAAGATCAACTTTTGCTTGAAGCACTTTTTGCGCATAACAGAAAAGATTTTGCTTCTGCCATAGCTATTTATTCCAGAATACTTGATCACCAAATCGACCCTCCACTTAAGGCTATCGTTTTGGTTCATCGTGGTATGGCATATTTTTCAGAATCGAAATACACCAGCGCATTAAACGATTTTCGTGCTGCTACCAAGTGTGAGCCCACAAACAGTCGTGCCTTTTATCACCTTGGGATTGCAAACAGAATACAGAATAAGAACGCCGAGGCCATAGATTCTTTAAAAACGAGTATCGACCTGAATCCTTACGATTTTAGAGCTCTTCTGGCTTTGGCTATGACTTATTATGAGGTTGGGGACTATGTTGCTGCTCTTGAGCATTGTGATAAAGCACTTAGAATAGATCCTCAATCAAAACAAGGGAATGATTTTAAATCACTTGTGATCTCTAAAATGAACATGTAG